From Hoplias malabaricus isolate fHopMal1 chromosome 11, fHopMal1.hap1, whole genome shotgun sequence, a single genomic window includes:
- the LOC136709295 gene encoding zinc finger protein 773-like, with translation MSCFDSPSEHSILFPSQDEKYIPLLRSSEIKSEKIEIIINSDFQESLNTELAPKETQNYSRKKRNHHCLECGKSFIQLCHLQVHQRIHTGEKPYRCLECGISFNLQSNLQKHRRIHTGEKPYSCTVCGKSFRESGTLKKHERIHTGEKPYSCSECGKSFNQQSSYQIHQRIHTGEKPYDCSVCGQSFRDRGTLKKHEYVHTAERPYLCADCGKCFSQQGTLQKHQRIHTGETPYHCSHCGSSFKQYSSLHLHLYSHIEQKPYHCPDCGRGFTLQTTLQRHQRIHTGEKPYTCSRCGRSFRHSNTLKKHKCVKTDVSIPEALHSHD, from the coding sequence atgtcctGTTTTGACTCACCCTCTGAGCATAGCATCCTCTTTCCCTCACAAGACGAGAAATACATCCCTTTGCTGAGATCGTCGGAGATTAAAAGTGAGAAGATTGAGATTATTATAAACTCAGATTTTCAAGAGTCTCTCAACACTGAGTTAGCTCCCAAAGAAACTCAAAATTAttcaagaaagaaaagaaatcacCACTGTTTAGAGTGTGGCAAGAGTTTTATTCAGCTGTGTCATCTCCAGGTCCATCAGCGAATTCATACCGGAGAGAAGCCATACCGGTGCTTAGAGTGCGGAATAAGCTTTAATCTTCAGAGTAacctccaaaaacacagacgAATTcatacaggagagaaaccgtactCTTGCACAGTGTGTGGGAAGAGCTTTAGAGAAAGTGGAACCCTCAAAAAACATGAGCGAATTcatacaggagagaaaccgtactCCTGCTCAGAATGTGGGAAGAGCTTCAACCAGCAAAGTAGCTACCAGATCCACCAGcgaattcacactggagagaaaccctacgactgctctgtgtgtggacAAAGTTTTAGAGACAGAGGAACCCTCAAGAAACATGAGTATGTCCATACAGCGGAGAGACCGTACTTGTGTGCAGACTGTGGAAAGTGTTTTAGTCAACAGGGCACACTGCAAAAACACCAGAGAATTCATACCGGAGAGACTCCATACCACTGCTCTCACTGCGGCAGCAGCTTTAAACAGTACAGCAGCCTCCACTTGCACCTGTACAGCCACATCGAGCAGAAACCCTACCACTGCCCTGACTGTGGGAGAGGCTTCACTCTGCAGACCACTCTTCAGAGACACCAGAGGATTCATACAGGAGAAAAGCCTTACACCTGCTCCAGGTGTGGGCGCAGCTTCAGGCACTCCAacactttaaagaaacacaagtGTGTTAAAACAGATGTGAGTATTCCTGAAGCTCTTCATTCTCATGACTGA